In the genome of Andrena cerasifolii isolate SP2316 chromosome 5, iyAndCera1_principal, whole genome shotgun sequence, one region contains:
- the LOC143368815 gene encoding TNF receptor-associated factor 5-like, producing MSNRVNSVIRRSVPCYFCNEFLEERHLPDHMKHCGSVLEECTFKCGVYVPRKNMEEHRRACERNSSKRNSQIKEVQDSLWRDKVFSTLTLLRSAINNEEMERRSLQDRLAQCLRLLYSQQDSIDALRSQVTETAEDRRRYDALLSQRLDDMEFTCDSMKQRTSLYFQEISEQLNHLTVELTEEQNKHDEVLGNWCIELKDLKAFLAQESVHVTGMWQEQQQLIHDLKLELEMRCKSSKESMTQQKELTERVNAIEEEIKKHSAIVADQGSNIKGLKFQTKENLKYLEELVQESSRSNMSEFVECQCERECFDRFPTNGRLLWRIDRYKEKMTDAKENGCSIYSPRFFNKEYGYTLRMEVYLNGIGQWKDRHVIGCLRVEHGKWDPLLDWPCILKATVTLRNQENPANDVKKLVKAVGHDKTNPENVDKESGIYMFIPHTTLTRYSGYVMNDALFLDIQVRDIKTSASTPLLAS from the coding sequence ATGAGTAATCGCGTGAATTCTGTGATACGCCGTAGCGTGCCTTGCTATTTCTGCAACGAGTTTCTCGAGGAAAGACACCTCCCCGACCACATGAAACACTGTGGGTCGGTTTTAGAAGAATGTACCTTCAAGTGTGGGGTTTACGTGCCCCGGAAAAACATGGAGGAACATCGAAGGGCGTGCGAGAGGAACAGCTCTAAACGGAACAGTCAGATAAAGGAGGTCCAGGATTCGTTGTGGAGGGACAAGGTATTCTCCACGCTGACGCTGCTCCGTTCTGCGATAAACAACGAAGAAATGGAACGCAGGAGCCTGCAGGATAGATTAGCTCAGTGTCTGAGGTTGCTCTACTCCCAGCAAGACTCGATCGACGCACTGCGATCGCAAGTTACGGAAACGGCAGAGGACCGTCGGCGATACGATGCGTTGTTGAGCCAGAGATTGGACGACATGGAATTCACTTGCGACAGCATGAAGCAACGTACCAGTTTATATTTCCAAGAAATCTCGGAACAGTTGAACCACCTAACGGTCGAGCTAACCGAGGAGCAGAATAAACACGACGAAGTGCTGGGTAATTGGTGCATAGAGCTAAAAGATCTGAAGGCTTTTCTGGCGCAAGAGAGCGTACACGTGACTGGGATGTGGCAAGAGCAGCAACAGTTGATTCACGATCTCAAGCTGGAACTGGAAATGAGGTGCAAGAGCTCGAAGGAATCGATGACGCAGCAGAAAGAGCTGACTGAAAGGGTGAACGCTATCGAagaggaaataaagaaacactcGGCGATCGTCGCCGACCAAGGGAGCAATATTAAAGGATTGAAATTTCAGACGAAAGAGAATCTGAAGTATCTGGAGGAGCTGGTACAGGAGAGCTCTAGATCTAATATGTCGGAGTTTGTCGAGTGCCAATGCGAGCGCGAGTGCTTCGATCGTTTCCCGACTAACGGCAGGCTCCTATGGCGGATCGACCGTTACAAGGAAAAGATGACCGACGCGAAGGAAAACGGCTGCTCGATTTACAGTCCGAGATTCTTTAATAAAGAGTATGGGTATACGCTGAGGATGGAGGTATATCTGAACGGTATAGGGCAGTGGAAAGACCGACACGTTATCGGCTGCCTGCGCGTGGAACACGGGAAGTGGGATCCGCTGCTGGATTGGCCTTGCATACTCAAAGCCACTGTTACGTTGAGAAATCAAGAGAATCCCGCGAACGATGTAAAAAAGCTCGTGAAGGCTGTTGGCCATGATAAGACTAACCCTGAGAATGTGGACAAAGAATCAGGAATTTATATGTTTATCCCGCACACGACTCTGACGCGATACTCTGGATACGTAATGAACGACGCGTTATTTTTGGACATCCAAGTGAGGGATATAAAAACGAGTGCATCCACGCCATTGCTCGCGTCGTGA